In Humulus lupulus chromosome 7, drHumLupu1.1, whole genome shotgun sequence, the following are encoded in one genomic region:
- the LOC133788462 gene encoding histone H4, which produces MSGRGKGGKGLGKGGAKRHRKVLRDNIQGITKPAIRRLARRGGVKRISGLIYEETRGVLKIFLENVIRDAVTYTEHARRKTVTAMDVVYALKRQGRTLYGFGG; this is translated from the coding sequence ATGTCGGGCCGTGGAAAGGGAGGCAAGGGTTTGGGAAAGGGAGGTGCCAAGCGACACCGCAAAGTGCTCCGTGATAACATCCAGGGAATCACGAAGCCTGCTATTAGGCGTTTGGCTCGTAGAGGTGGTGTGAAGCGTATCAGTGGTCTCATCTATGAAGAGACCCGTGGAGTACTCAAGATCTTCTTGGAAAATGTCATTCGTGATGCTGTGACTTACACTGAGCACGCCAGGAGGAAGACGGTGACGGCCATGGATGTTGTTTACGCTTTGAAGAGACAGGGCAGGACTCTATACGGTTTTGGAGGTTAA
- the LOC133791977 gene encoding uncharacterized protein LOC133791977, whose protein sequence is MWLLLIREADCDRDSEMWFVVNGVPIRFSLMEYALISGLKCSEYPEGWETQAESNAFKDRHFRGKEIVTIDDVKAKFTQMSNQNQNNRVRRNVNVSNKEILKMASLLFVSAALMHRNKSSSNIDSLLLGLVDNLDMFNQYPWGTHSYEYALKQLRKGLKGKAKSVHEKAKTMSSFTYSGFVLPLAVRKLPYTNVS, encoded by the coding sequence ATGTGGTTATTACTCATTCGGGAAGCAGACTGTGATAGAGATTCAGAGATGTGGTTTGTTGTTAATGGGGTACCGATCCGATTCTCATTGATGGAGTATGCATTAATATCTGGGCTAAAATGCTCAGAATATCCAGAAGGTTGGGAAACTCAAGCTGAGTCAAATGCATTTAAAGATAGACACTTTCGTGGGAAAGAAATAGTTACCATTGATGACGTGAAGGCCAAATTTACACAAATGTCCAACCAAAACCAAAATAATAGAGTTCGAAGAAATGTAAATGTAAGTAACAAGGAAATATTAAAGATGGCATCTCTCTTGTTTGTCTCTGCGGCCTTAATGCATAGGAACAAAAGTTCTTCTAACATCGACTCATTATTATTGGGATTGGTTGATAATTTGGACATGTTCAACCAATACCCTTGGGGGACTCATTCTTATGAGTATGCATTAAAGCAACTTCGGAAGGGACTGAAAGGAAAAGCAAAATCAGTGCATGAGAAAGCAAAGACGATGTCGTCATTCACCTATTCAGGCTTTGTTCTTCCATTAGCGGTAAGAAAATTACCATATACTAATGTCAGTTGA